The following proteins come from a genomic window of Vicinamibacterales bacterium:
- a CDS encoding Rne/Rng family ribonuclease, whose product MNKEMIIASNGHETRVAILEDDQLAELFVEREQNRGVVGNVYKGRVSKVLPGMQSSFVDIGLERDGFLYVSDVIANLDDYDKEDDETPAAEPAADAANGEAVATGGPQPERRGRGRGGRGDREEGKERAPEPKIEELLKEGQDVIVQVAKEPLGTKGARLTCHVTLPGRFLVFMPTVDHIGISRKIDSREERTRLRGIVKEFRDQHHFGGGVIIRTAASNRSKEDILADLNYFYKIWVDMRQRGEQKRSPVTVYQEPSLVAKLLRDLLTDDYSAIRIDHPVEYQRALEFIGRIMPSLAPRVKLYDKDFPIFEEYGVQAELDKALRSKVWLKSGGSIVINQTEALVAIDVNTGRYVGKKTAGRLEDTIIKTNLEAAKEIVRQIRLRDLGGIIVCDFIDMEEKKNRLKVFGAVEQELRKDRAPSKALQVSDFGLVIVTRKRVKQSLERVLTEPCPYCSGAGTIKSSATVCYEILSEVRKVGADLDGPGVLLRVNPDIARALQEEEKGVLRDLKELLRRDIIVKPDVHLHHEQFDVMSIGG is encoded by the coding sequence ATGAACAAAGAAATGATCATTGCCTCGAATGGCCACGAGACACGCGTGGCCATTCTCGAGGACGACCAGCTCGCTGAACTCTTCGTCGAGCGCGAGCAGAACCGCGGCGTGGTCGGCAACGTCTACAAAGGCCGCGTCTCGAAGGTGCTGCCCGGCATGCAGTCGTCGTTCGTGGACATTGGCCTCGAGCGCGACGGCTTCCTCTACGTCTCCGACGTCATCGCCAACCTGGATGACTACGACAAGGAAGACGACGAGACGCCGGCCGCCGAGCCGGCGGCGGACGCCGCCAACGGCGAGGCGGTGGCGACCGGCGGCCCTCAGCCCGAACGGCGCGGCCGTGGCCGCGGCGGCCGCGGCGACCGCGAGGAAGGCAAGGAGCGCGCCCCCGAGCCGAAGATCGAAGAGCTGCTGAAGGAAGGCCAGGACGTCATCGTCCAGGTGGCCAAGGAGCCGCTGGGCACCAAGGGCGCGCGCCTGACCTGCCACGTCACCTTGCCCGGGCGCTTCCTGGTGTTCATGCCGACGGTCGACCACATCGGCATCTCGCGCAAGATCGACAGCCGCGAGGAGCGCACGCGCCTGCGCGGCATCGTCAAGGAGTTCCGCGACCAGCATCACTTCGGCGGCGGCGTGATCATCCGCACCGCGGCGTCGAACCGCTCGAAGGAAGACATCCTCGCCGACCTGAACTACTTCTACAAGATCTGGGTGGACATGCGGCAGCGCGGCGAGCAGAAGCGCTCGCCGGTCACCGTCTACCAGGAGCCCAGCCTGGTCGCCAAGCTCCTCCGCGACCTGCTCACCGACGACTACTCGGCGATTCGCATCGATCACCCGGTGGAATACCAGCGCGCGCTGGAGTTCATCGGCCGCATCATGCCGAGCTTGGCCCCGCGCGTGAAGCTGTACGACAAGGACTTCCCGATCTTCGAGGAATACGGCGTGCAGGCCGAGCTCGACAAGGCGCTGCGCAGCAAGGTGTGGCTCAAGTCGGGCGGCTCGATCGTCATCAACCAGACCGAGGCGCTGGTCGCCATTGACGTCAACACCGGCCGCTACGTCGGCAAGAAGACCGCCGGGCGCCTCGAAGACACCATCATCAAGACCAACCTCGAAGCCGCCAAGGAGATCGTCCGCCAGATCCGCCTGCGCGACCTCGGCGGCATCATCGTCTGCGACTTCATCGACATGGAGGAGAAGAAGAACCGCCTGAAGGTGTTCGGGGCGGTGGAGCAGGAGCTGCGCAAGGATCGGGCGCCCTCCAAGGCCCTCCAGGTCTCGGATTTCGGCCTCGTGATCGTGACCCGCAAGCGCGTCAAGCAGAGCCTCGAGCGCGTGCTCACCGAGCCGTGCCCGTACTGCTCGGGCGCCGGCACCATCAAGTCGAGCGCGACGGTGTGTTACGAGATCCTGTCGGAGGTGAGGAAGGTCGGGGCGGACCTCGACGGCCCGGGCGTGCTGCTGCGCGTCAATCCCGACATTGCGCGGGCGCTGCAGGAAGAAGAGAAGGGCGTGCTGCGCGATCTCAAGGAACTGCTGCGCCGCGACATCATCGTCAAGCCCGACGTGCACCTGCACCACGAGCAGTTCGACGTCATGTCGATCGGCGGCTAG
- a CDS encoding DUF4097 family beta strand repeat-containing protein — MRNRILTRLIVGLALLPGAAPATAAVTLRGIVPEDGPRTGWFERYQETRQGPETVDKVTQTFKVGAEGALDLAGLSGDVRVTGGSGNEIKVEATKRVRHRDAGEARRLLNDLRVEMNNFNGRVEVRTAYPRRGAYDERGLVARVDYVIAVPAGASVSVKSISGDIIVSGARGEVRAETVSGDVDVSATPNVTVAKTVSGNVIARDIGGATTLVLSTVSGSVIASGLRVRALEAGSVSGDVKLSGMQVERVEARSMSGNIEFDAPFTRAGRYEFTSHSGNVRIVVSGSTGFELDADTFSGSVRSDLPVTRRALGREDRDRRGGAGNRAIRGSYGDASAILSVRSHSGSVVITKK, encoded by the coding sequence ATGCGGAACAGAATTCTCACACGCCTGATCGTGGGCCTCGCCCTCCTCCCGGGCGCGGCGCCGGCGACCGCCGCCGTCACGCTGCGCGGCATCGTGCCCGAAGACGGCCCGCGCACCGGATGGTTCGAGCGCTACCAGGAGACCCGGCAAGGGCCCGAGACCGTTGACAAGGTGACGCAGACCTTCAAGGTCGGCGCCGAGGGCGCGCTCGACCTGGCCGGCCTGTCAGGGGACGTCCGCGTCACCGGCGGCTCCGGCAATGAGATCAAGGTCGAGGCCACCAAGCGCGTGCGCCACCGCGACGCCGGGGAAGCGCGGCGGCTGCTGAACGACCTCCGCGTCGAGATGAACAACTTCAACGGCCGCGTCGAAGTGCGGACGGCGTATCCGCGCCGCGGGGCCTACGACGAGCGCGGCCTCGTCGCGCGCGTCGACTACGTGATTGCCGTGCCGGCCGGCGCGTCGGTGTCGGTCAAGTCGATTTCCGGTGACATCATCGTGTCCGGGGCCCGCGGCGAGGTCCGCGCCGAAACCGTGAGCGGCGACGTGGACGTCAGCGCCACCCCCAACGTGACGGTGGCCAAGACGGTGTCCGGCAACGTGATCGCCCGCGACATCGGCGGCGCCACCACGCTGGTGTTGAGCACGGTCAGCGGTTCCGTGATCGCCTCGGGCCTCCGCGTCCGCGCCCTCGAGGCCGGCTCGGTCAGCGGCGACGTCAAGCTGTCGGGCATGCAGGTCGAACGGGTCGAGGCCAGGTCGATGTCGGGCAACATCGAATTCGACGCGCCGTTCACCAGGGCCGGGCGCTACGAGTTCACCTCGCATTCCGGCAACGTCCGCATTGTCGTCTCCGGATCCACCGGGTTCGAGCTCGATGCCGACACTTTCAGCGGCAGCGTCCGGTCGGACCTGCCGGTGACGCGCCGGGCCCTCGGCCGGGAGGACCGCGACCGCCGTGGCGGCGCCGGCAACCGGGCCATCCGGGGATCCTACGGCGACGCCAGCGCCATCCTGTCGGTCCGCAGCCACAGCGGCTCGGTGGTAATTACCAAGAAGTGA
- a CDS encoding zf-HC2 domain-containing protein, with product MNCSDLNEALVDFVDGRLAPAEQRNVERHLEGCDNCSALVTDLRTIRAAAFMLDRHEPRAETWTRLQAAVAAEPSPKGRLLTLPARGRRLVRRSPGEGRNWPVWLGAAAALVLATVIGLMPLMNRATDPNGAATEAAAEPEISVESVAAEFEKAEQHYQKAIDDLQTIANKDTGELDPQVATVLQKNLSVIDQAISESRAALRSQPASTNAQDGLFDALRTKVALLQQTVELINEMRKGNQAEAGRKIQSLSQ from the coding sequence ATGAACTGTAGCGACCTCAACGAAGCCCTCGTCGACTTTGTCGATGGGCGTCTCGCGCCCGCTGAACAGCGGAACGTCGAGCGGCATCTCGAGGGCTGTGACAACTGCAGCGCCCTGGTCACTGACCTGCGGACCATTCGCGCCGCCGCGTTCATGCTCGATCGGCACGAGCCGAGGGCCGAGACCTGGACCCGCCTGCAGGCGGCCGTTGCCGCCGAACCGTCGCCCAAAGGCCGGCTGCTTACCCTGCCGGCGCGTGGCCGCCGGCTTGTCCGCCGTAGCCCTGGCGAAGGTCGCAACTGGCCGGTGTGGCTCGGCGCCGCCGCCGCGCTGGTGCTGGCCACCGTCATTGGCCTGATGCCGTTGATGAACCGCGCGACGGATCCGAACGGCGCCGCGACGGAGGCGGCGGCCGAACCCGAGATCAGCGTCGAATCGGTGGCCGCGGAATTCGAGAAGGCCGAGCAGCACTACCAGAAGGCGATCGACGACCTGCAGACCATCGCCAACAAGGACACCGGCGAGCTCGACCCGCAGGTGGCCACCGTCCTGCAGAAGAACCTGTCGGTGATCGACCAGGCGATCAGCGAGAGCCGCGCCGCGCTCAGGTCGCAGCCGGCCAGCACCAACGCGCAAGACGGGTTGTTCGACGCCCTCCGCACGAAGGTGGCGTTGCTGCAGCAGACCGTGGAATTGATCAACGAAATGCGGAAGGGCAATCAAGCCGAGGCGGGGCGCAAGATCCAGTCCCTGTCGCAGTAG
- a CDS encoding RNA polymerase sigma factor: MKSADLELIGRIRAGDGTAFETLYRQHATRLYNLASRMIGANGEADDLLQDIFLLAYRKIGSFRGESSLGTWLYRLAMNHCLDVLRNRHTRMGQQTDSLDEPDATPVTSPVPVLSAVSRIDLERAIAALPPACRAAFLLHDVEGFGHQEVGAMLGVSEGTSKSQVHKARLRIRGYLADGLKKKRES, from the coding sequence GTGAAAAGCGCCGATCTCGAGCTGATTGGGCGCATCCGGGCGGGCGACGGGACGGCCTTCGAGACGCTGTACCGCCAGCACGCGACCCGGCTCTACAATCTGGCCAGCCGTATGATCGGCGCGAACGGCGAGGCCGACGACCTGCTGCAGGACATCTTCCTGCTGGCGTATCGCAAGATTGGGAGCTTCCGCGGCGAGTCGTCGCTCGGCACCTGGCTGTACCGGCTGGCCATGAATCACTGCCTGGACGTGCTGCGCAACCGGCACACGCGCATGGGCCAGCAAACAGACTCGCTGGACGAGCCGGACGCGACGCCCGTCACCTCGCCGGTGCCGGTGTTGAGCGCGGTCAGCCGCATCGACCTGGAGCGGGCCATCGCGGCGTTGCCGCCCGCCTGCCGGGCCGCCTTCCTCCTCCACGACGTCGAGGGGTTCGGCCACCAGGAAGTGGGCGCCATGCTGGGCGTGTCGGAAGGGACGTCGAAGTCGCAGGTGCACAAGGCGCGCCTGCGCATCCGGGGTTACCTGGCCGACGGGCTGAAGAAGAAGCGGGAAAGCTAG
- a CDS encoding MGMT family protein, whose product MTPFERKVLTIVSRIPPGRVTTYGDVARLAGKPRAARAVGNIMRTADRPGLPYHRVIAAGGRLGGYSSLLLKRSLLAAEGLTVTPARVVGFARRRWPASAREASSSEVAPKRPAAAKADK is encoded by the coding sequence GTGACCCCCTTCGAGCGAAAGGTGCTGACCATCGTGTCCCGCATTCCGCCTGGCCGGGTCACGACCTATGGCGACGTGGCGCGCCTGGCAGGCAAGCCGCGCGCGGCGCGGGCGGTCGGCAACATCATGCGCACCGCCGACCGTCCGGGCCTCCCCTATCACCGCGTGATTGCCGCCGGCGGGCGGCTCGGCGGGTATTCAAGCCTCCTCCTCAAGCGGTCGCTGCTCGCGGCGGAAGGCCTCACGGTGACCCCCGCGCGGGTGGTGGGATTCGCCCGGCGGCGTTGGCCCGCCTCCGCTCGCGAAGCGAGCTCCAGCGAGGTCGCGCCGAAGCGGCCTGCGGCCGCGAAGGCGGATAAGTAG